One genomic window of Ilyobacter polytropus DSM 2926 includes the following:
- the argS gene encoding arginine--tRNA ligase, translating into MILIEKELGAIFEETIKNIYGEQEIKPIDIEAASNEKFGDFQTNFAMVNAKVLRSNPRAIAENVVNNLVDNNVIEKIEVAGPGFINIFLKEEYLGDRVRKISTEKYDLSFLDTHGDVIIDYSSPNIAKRMHIGHLRSTIIGDSIKRIYRYLGYKVVADNHIGDWGTQFGKLIIGYRNWLDREAYKANPIEELERVYVEFSKNSEENTELEDQAREELRKLHEGDEENYSLWQEFIKVSLDEYNKVYGRLGVDFDTYYGESFYHDMMPAVVEELLDKNIAKEDDGANVVFFEEKDKLHPCIVQKKDGAFLYATSDIATVKFRKENYDVNQIIYVTDERQQDHFRQFFKITDMLGWEVKKNHVWFGIMRFAEGIFSSRKGNVIRLEHLLDEGKKKALEVVEEKNPTLSAEEKANISEVVGIGAIKYADLSQNRQSPVIFEWDKILSFEGNTAPYLQYSYARIQSILRKGAENSKVLKEDSKIILEESAERSLVLYMSLFPKMVMKAAESFRPNLVTDYLFELSRRFNTFYNSCPILNQEDEILYSRLLIADRTAKVLKEGLDLLGIGTVDRM; encoded by the coding sequence ATGATTTTAATCGAGAAGGAGCTAGGGGCCATATTTGAAGAGACCATAAAAAATATTTATGGTGAACAAGAGATAAAACCCATAGATATAGAGGCTGCATCTAACGAGAAGTTTGGAGATTTCCAGACAAACTTTGCCATGGTAAATGCCAAGGTTCTCAGAAGTAATCCTAGAGCCATAGCAGAAAATGTAGTAAACAACCTTGTGGATAATAATGTAATCGAAAAAATAGAGGTTGCAGGTCCAGGGTTCATAAATATATTTTTAAAAGAAGAGTATCTCGGAGACAGAGTGAGAAAAATATCCACTGAAAAATATGATCTGTCATTTTTGGATACCCACGGAGACGTAATAATCGATTACTCTTCTCCTAATATAGCCAAAAGAATGCATATAGGACACCTAAGATCTACTATTATAGGAGACTCTATAAAGAGAATATATAGATATTTGGGATATAAGGTGGTGGCAGACAACCATATAGGGGACTGGGGAACACAATTTGGAAAACTGATAATAGGATACAGAAACTGGCTTGACAGAGAAGCTTATAAAGCTAATCCTATAGAGGAATTAGAAAGAGTATATGTTGAATTTTCCAAAAATTCAGAAGAAAATACAGAACTTGAAGACCAGGCCAGAGAAGAGCTTAGAAAACTCCATGAGGGAGATGAGGAAAACTACTCATTGTGGCAGGAATTCATCAAGGTTTCCTTAGATGAGTATAATAAAGTATACGGCAGATTAGGTGTAGACTTTGATACCTATTATGGTGAGTCTTTTTATCATGATATGATGCCAGCTGTAGTAGAGGAACTTCTAGATAAAAATATAGCCAAGGAAGATGACGGGGCGAATGTTGTATTTTTTGAAGAAAAGGACAAACTTCATCCTTGTATAGTCCAAAAGAAAGACGGAGCATTTCTTTATGCAACTTCTGATATCGCAACTGTAAAATTCAGAAAAGAAAATTATGATGTAAATCAGATTATATATGTAACTGATGAGAGACAGCAGGATCACTTCAGACAGTTTTTCAAGATAACGGATATGCTAGGGTGGGAAGTGAAAAAAAATCATGTTTGGTTTGGAATAATGAGATTCGCTGAAGGAATATTCTCTTCTAGAAAAGGTAATGTAATAAGATTAGAGCACCTTCTAGACGAGGGGAAGAAGAAAGCTTTAGAAGTGGTAGAGGAAAAGAATCCTACTCTTTCGGCAGAGGAGAAGGCGAATATATCTGAAGTAGTAGGTATAGGGGCTATAAAGTATGCAGATCTATCTCAAAACAGGCAGAGTCCGGTTATATTTGAATGGGATAAAATTTTAAGTTTTGAAGGAAACACGGCTCCTTATCTTCAGTATTCTTATGCAAGAATACAGTCTATCTTGAGAAAAGGTGCAGAAAACAGCAAGGTGTTAAAGGAAGATTCAAAAATAATTTTGGAAGAATCAGCAGAAAGATCTCTAGTTCTTTATATGAGTCTTTTCCCTAAGATGGTTATGAAGGCTGCAGAATCATTTAGACCCAACTTAGTTACTGATTACCTTTTTGAACTTTCAAGAAGATTTAACACATTTTATAATTCATGCCCAATATTAAATCAAGAAGATGAAATCTTATATTCAAGACTTCTTATCGCAGATAGAACAGCAAAAGTTCTAAAAGAGGGGTTAGACCTCCTAGGAATAGGAACTGTAGACAGAATGTAA
- the rapZ gene encoding RNase adapter RapZ: MKNIQLIIISGLSGAGKTSAINSFEDMGYFTIDNIPCTMGNVLLKAIKNGDMDKKKLCMGIDARSFEKVEEFSSLLDELEASGIDYRLIFLESKVEVILNRYNLTRRKHPIEAKTILDSIIEERSIMGDIRKRASVILDTSSLKPKDIGLKLKKLLFDRQDEEITVHFQSFGFKYGTPIDLDLMFDVRFLKNPYYLEELRDKTGNDKEVSEYVMGFQESQEFFKKLVDMLEFLIPKFITEGKSHLSVGVGCSGGRHRSVTYINLLKDYFSGRSDIRVVTSHREEERGHWL; this comes from the coding sequence ATGAAAAATATTCAGCTGATAATAATAAGCGGACTAAGTGGAGCAGGTAAAACTTCTGCCATTAATTCCTTTGAAGATATGGGATATTTTACAATAGACAATATCCCGTGTACCATGGGGAATGTACTTTTGAAAGCCATAAAAAACGGAGACATGGACAAAAAGAAACTCTGTATGGGTATAGATGCAAGATCCTTTGAAAAAGTAGAGGAATTTAGTTCTTTGCTAGATGAATTAGAGGCTTCTGGCATCGACTACAGGCTGATATTTTTGGAATCAAAGGTAGAGGTTATATTAAACAGATATAATCTAACCAGAAGAAAACATCCTATAGAAGCTAAAACAATTTTAGATAGTATAATCGAAGAAAGAAGCATAATGGGTGACATAAGAAAAAGGGCCTCTGTGATACTAGATACAAGCTCATTGAAACCAAAGGATATAGGTCTGAAATTAAAAAAACTTCTTTTTGACAGACAGGATGAGGAGATAACAGTACATTTCCAGTCCTTTGGATTTAAGTATGGAACTCCTATAGATCTTGATCTCATGTTTGACGTGAGATTCCTAAAAAATCCCTATTACTTAGAGGAATTGAGAGATAAAACCGGTAACGATAAAGAGGTTTCAGAATATGTAATGGGATTTCAGGAATCACAGGAATTTTTTAAAAAACTCGTGGACATGCTGGAATTTCTCATACCTAAATTTATAACTGAAGGTAAGAGTCATCTCTCTGTGGGAGTGGGATGCAGCGGAGGAAGACACAGATCGGTTACCTATATTAACCTTTTAAAAGATTATTTTTCCGGGAGAAGTGATATCCGAGTGGTAACAAGTCACCGAGAGGAAGAGAGGGGGCACTGGCTCTGA
- the uvrC gene encoding excinuclease ABC subunit UvrC translates to MDIKKIDIPENPGVYLMKKGDKVIYVGKAKNLKKRVSSYFNREHIDEKTRELVKNIESLDFIICNSELDALVLENNLIKRYSPKYNISLKDEKTYPYIKFTKEDYPKITIIRTTKSLDTESGYYFGPYPYGCRNLKKTLIKIFKIRDCKRDMSKKYDRPCLKYFMNLCTGPCVYKDVMHEYRENVENAKKLLKGRGKEVIAHQKAKMEKASEELRFEEAILYRNQLKELENAEKSQVAEYDKAVDEDLFVFSIEGERLFLCVLNMRDGKILEKKSSGTDLKGKVFDNLFQEVVTDYYSKHSIPKNIVFQKENEENSEIVGKWLTLKSGKKIDLYFPKVKSRRMDLLDMALLNLNRDIESYFTRKNVLEEGLMSLYSILELKKIPRRIECFDISNIQGKDAVASMSVAIEGKLSKKEYRKFKIKSKDTPDDFQMMREVAERRYSKLKEHELPDLILIDGGLGQLGSVGNILKKLKKSEFLDIISIAKREEEIFKLGETTPYIFPKSEESLKILQRLRDEAHRFGVSYHRKLRSKRVLASELDSIEGIGPKRKEALLKKFGSVSGIKKAGEDELCTVLSEALAKRVIRGLNDDGKKKDTGNR, encoded by the coding sequence ATGGATATAAAGAAAATAGATATTCCTGAAAATCCAGGTGTATACCTTATGAAAAAAGGCGATAAAGTAATATATGTGGGAAAAGCCAAGAATCTGAAAAAAAGGGTATCATCATATTTCAACAGGGAACATATAGATGAAAAGACAAGGGAACTTGTCAAAAATATCGAAAGCCTGGATTTTATAATATGTAATAGTGAGCTAGATGCATTGGTTCTTGAAAATAATCTGATAAAAAGATATTCTCCCAAATATAACATAAGCCTTAAGGACGAGAAAACTTATCCATATATTAAATTTACAAAGGAAGATTATCCGAAAATAACAATTATAAGGACTACAAAGTCTTTAGACACAGAAAGTGGTTATTATTTTGGTCCTTATCCTTATGGATGTAGAAATCTAAAAAAAACATTAATAAAAATTTTTAAAATAAGGGACTGTAAAAGGGATATGTCAAAAAAATATGACAGACCCTGTTTAAAATACTTTATGAACCTCTGTACGGGACCTTGTGTGTATAAAGATGTAATGCATGAGTATAGAGAAAATGTAGAAAATGCAAAGAAACTCCTAAAAGGAAGAGGCAAAGAGGTGATAGCACACCAGAAGGCAAAGATGGAGAAGGCTTCTGAGGAGCTAAGATTTGAAGAGGCGATTCTTTACAGAAATCAGCTAAAAGAACTTGAAAATGCAGAAAAAAGTCAGGTGGCAGAATACGACAAAGCAGTAGATGAGGATTTATTTGTATTTTCCATAGAGGGAGAAAGACTTTTTCTTTGTGTTTTAAATATGAGAGACGGGAAGATACTTGAAAAAAAATCTTCAGGGACAGACCTTAAGGGCAAGGTCTTTGATAATCTTTTTCAAGAAGTTGTGACTGATTATTATTCCAAGCATTCAATCCCAAAGAATATAGTGTTTCAGAAAGAAAATGAGGAAAACAGTGAAATAGTAGGAAAATGGCTGACATTGAAATCCGGTAAAAAAATTGACCTTTATTTCCCTAAGGTGAAAAGCCGTAGAATGGACTTGTTGGATATGGCCCTCTTAAACTTGAACAGGGATATAGAAAGTTATTTTACAAGAAAAAATGTTCTTGAGGAAGGTCTTATGAGTCTGTATTCAATATTAGAACTCAAAAAAATTCCAAGAAGGATAGAGTGTTTTGATATATCCAATATTCAAGGTAAGGACGCTGTAGCTTCTATGTCTGTGGCTATAGAGGGGAAACTATCAAAGAAAGAATACAGGAAATTTAAGATCAAGAGCAAAGATACTCCAGATGATTTTCAGATGATGAGAGAGGTGGCAGAGAGGCGCTACTCAAAGCTCAAAGAACATGAACTTCCGGATTTGATACTTATTGACGGTGGTCTAGGGCAATTGGGGTCAGTTGGAAATATACTTAAAAAATTGAAAAAGTCTGAATTTTTAGATATAATAAGTATTGCTAAAAGAGAAGAAGAAATTTTTAAATTGGGTGAAACTACTCCTTATATATTTCCTAAAAGTGAAGAGTCTCTTAAAATACTTCAAAGGCTGAGAGATGAAGCACATCGGTTTGGAGTGAGCTATCACAGGAAACTTAGGAGTAAAAGGGTATTGGCTAGTGAATTAGACAGTATAGAGGGTATTGGACCAAAAAGAAAAGAGGCTCTTTTGAAAAAATTTGGATCAGTTTCAGGTATAAAAAAAGCTGGTGAGGATGAGCTTTGCACTGTTCTTTCAGAAGCACTGGCAAAACGTGTAATCAGGGGGTTAAACGACGATGGGAAAAAAAAGGATACTGGTAATAGATGA
- a CDS encoding response regulator gives MGKKRILVIDDEESIRFLLREVIEDLGYHCLEAESAIIGIEVVVSENPDLIILDIQMPQMNGLEAIQKIRKINKKVPIFMLSAFSHMENVIENMGVDVQEFIPKPFDIDYLSKRITEEMG, from the coding sequence ATGGGAAAAAAAAGGATACTGGTAATAGATGATGAGGAAAGTATAAGATTTCTATTAAGGGAAGTTATAGAGGATCTCGGTTATCATTGTCTTGAGGCAGAGAGTGCTATAATTGGTATTGAGGTAGTAGTGTCTGAAAATCCCGACCTTATTATACTGGATATACAGATGCCGCAAATGAATGGTCTAGAAGCTATTCAAAAGATCAGAAAAATAAATAAAAAAGTTCCAATTTTTATGCTCAGTGCATTTAGTCATATGGAAAATGTCATTGAAAATATGGGGGTAGATGTACAGGAGTTTATTCCAAAACCTTTTGATATAGACTATCTCAGTAAGAGAATAACAGAGGAAATGGGGTAA
- a CDS encoding PP2C family protein-serine/threonine phosphatase yields MIYAGLIFVLFLTFLKILKSQEKAYRGEISTILRKLREKEEYNGIIDSVHEEYDQTLQTILKQGKELENSLEELKEYRVELDITYNSLIKKSTQLEYSNEILERRVANLSNLNAVARTVLSIIKLEKIIDIILDAYFVLTGAKKISLYLWEDGMLVNKKTKGNIIFKGTLSYPIETLEGFSRNDFRRVYEELSRGFKVEENEAVIISDLNVKGKELGVIYIVEDRERLIDSDQETISALAIQVANAINNAKMYEELLIKERISKELEVASRIQKKILPVEMKKVCGLEIANYFEPAKEVGGDYYDYCQREEDRVSITIADVSGKGVPAAFLMALIRSVLKTLNYKNIQPSEMLTTLNEIIYPDITEDMFVTLFHSKYIASERTLYYSNAGHNPLIIYKADLGEVVEYNVKGVAIGFIPEYQYKLGKVELSKGDILLYYTDGITEAENSNRDMFGIDRLKEVIYDNRGKSAEDVKKAILDSINNFRGDHEQVDDLTFVVIRNNE; encoded by the coding sequence ATGATTTATGCAGGTCTGATATTTGTTTTGTTTTTGACGTTTTTAAAGATCCTAAAAAGCCAGGAAAAGGCCTATAGGGGAGAGATAAGTACTATCCTGAGGAAACTCAGGGAAAAAGAGGAATACAACGGGATAATAGACAGTGTACATGAGGAATATGACCAGACTTTGCAGACAATACTAAAACAGGGAAAAGAGCTGGAAAACTCTCTAGAAGAGCTAAAAGAGTACAGGGTAGAATTAGATATTACTTATAACAGCTTGATAAAAAAATCCACCCAGCTTGAATATAGTAATGAAATATTGGAGAGAAGGGTGGCAAATCTCTCAAACCTCAATGCTGTTGCTAGAACGGTACTTTCCATAATTAAACTTGAAAAAATAATCGATATAATATTAGATGCTTATTTTGTTCTAACTGGGGCCAAAAAAATATCCCTGTATTTATGGGAAGATGGGATGTTGGTAAATAAAAAAACCAAGGGAAATATTATTTTTAAGGGAACTCTCAGTTATCCAATTGAAACCTTAGAAGGTTTTAGCAGAAATGATTTCAGGAGAGTTTACGAAGAACTTTCCCGTGGGTTTAAAGTAGAGGAAAATGAAGCTGTAATAATATCTGATCTCAATGTGAAAGGTAAAGAACTTGGAGTCATCTATATTGTAGAAGACAGGGAACGACTTATAGACAGTGACCAGGAAACAATATCAGCTTTAGCGATCCAGGTAGCGAATGCTATAAATAATGCTAAGATGTATGAAGAACTTCTTATTAAAGAAAGAATTTCTAAAGAGCTCGAGGTGGCATCTAGAATCCAGAAGAAAATACTTCCTGTGGAGATGAAGAAAGTCTGCGGATTAGAGATTGCAAATTATTTTGAACCTGCAAAAGAAGTTGGAGGGGATTATTATGATTATTGTCAGAGAGAAGAGGACAGAGTATCTATAACAATAGCAGACGTAAGTGGAAAAGGTGTCCCGGCGGCATTTTTGATGGCTCTTATAAGATCAGTTCTTAAGACCCTGAATTACAAGAATATCCAGCCTTCTGAGATGCTGACTACTCTAAATGAGATAATATACCCGGATATAACTGAAGATATGTTTGTAACACTATTTCACAGTAAGTATATTGCCAGTGAACGAACTCTCTATTATTCTAATGCAGGACATAATCCTCTTATAATTTATAAGGCGGATCTTGGAGAAGTAGTCGAATATAATGTAAAGGGAGTAGCAATAGGGTTTATTCCAGAATACCAGTATAAACTTGGGAAAGTAGAACTTTCTAAGGGAGATATTCTCCTTTATTATACTGATGGTATTACTGAAGCTGAAAATAGTAATAGAGATATGTTTGGAATAGATAGGTTGAAAGAGGTTATTTATGACAACAGAGGAAAAAGTGCAGAAGATGTCAAGAAAGCTATTTTAGATTCAATAAATAATTTCAGAGGAGATCATGAACAGGTGGACGATCTGACCTTTGTGGTAATAAGAAATAATGAGTAG
- a CDS encoding GNAT family N-acetyltransferase: protein MEINWIEWFGYISSFVVLISLTMSSIIKLRWINLIGAIMFSIFGFMINSYPTGTLNLGIAFIDLYYLYKIYMRKEEFSMVKANFDSDYFKYFINFNRKEIDEQYNTLSETSDYKAYYYLRNNNISGVMIGRALDNDTFFIELDYVTKEFRDFKIGKYFLGENRIKLLLKGYSILKARANSKHHAQYLEKIGFKKVGDDTNEYIKTI from the coding sequence ATGGAGATAAACTGGATTGAATGGTTTGGGTATATATCATCCTTTGTGGTATTGATATCCCTTACAATGAGTTCTATTATAAAACTGAGGTGGATAAATCTTATAGGGGCGATTATGTTTTCAATTTTTGGATTTATGATTAATTCTTACCCGACGGGAACTTTAAACCTGGGGATAGCCTTTATAGATTTATATTATCTGTATAAGATTTATATGCGGAAAGAAGAGTTTTCTATGGTGAAAGCCAACTTTGACTCTGATTATTTTAAGTATTTTATAAATTTTAACAGAAAAGAGATAGATGAGCAGTATAATACATTATCTGAAACTTCTGATTACAAGGCATACTATTATCTTAGAAACAATAATATATCAGGGGTAATGATAGGAAGAGCTCTAGACAATGATACTTTTTTTATTGAGTTAGATTATGTCACTAAGGAGTTCAGAGACTTTAAAATAGGTAAATATTTCCTTGGGGAAAATAGGATAAAATTGCTTTTAAAGGGGTACAGTATTTTAAAGGCGAGGGCAAATTCAAAGCATCATGCCCAGTATCTTGAAAAAATAGGATTTAAAAAAGTCGGTGACGACACTAATGAGTATATTAAGACTATTTAA
- a CDS encoding purine-nucleoside phosphorylase: protein MYDKVMETVTYLNEKVAYRPKVAIILGSGLGDLVDYIEEKVEISYEEIPNFPVSTVAGHAGQLVFGKIGGVEVLAMKGRFHYYEGYDMKQVTYPVYVMKQFGIENIIVSNAAGGANSTFKPGTLMLITDHINAFGTNPLIGKNDERFGPRFPDMSETYTKKLQELAKTTAKEMGIDYREGVYLGTTGPTYETAAEVRAFISMGADAIGMSTVPEVIIANYTGMNILGISCITNMATGIAKEAHSHEAVVEIAKRTGNEFCRWVAETVKKI, encoded by the coding sequence ATGTACGATAAAGTAATGGAGACAGTTACGTATCTCAATGAAAAAGTGGCTTATAGGCCTAAAGTAGCTATTATTCTTGGTTCTGGACTTGGAGATTTGGTAGATTACATAGAGGAGAAGGTAGAAATATCCTATGAGGAAATACCTAATTTTCCAGTTTCCACTGTTGCAGGCCATGCAGGACAGCTTGTTTTTGGTAAGATAGGCGGTGTAGAAGTTCTGGCAATGAAGGGTAGATTTCATTACTATGAGGGCTATGATATGAAACAGGTGACTTACCCTGTATATGTGATGAAGCAGTTTGGTATAGAAAATATCATAGTAAGCAACGCAGCAGGTGGAGCTAACAGTACTTTTAAACCTGGAACACTGATGCTTATAACTGATCACATTAATGCCTTTGGGACAAATCCTCTTATAGGAAAAAATGACGAGAGATTCGGACCTAGATTCCCTGATATGAGTGAAACTTATACTAAAAAACTTCAGGAACTGGCTAAGACAACTGCTAAAGAAATGGGAATAGACTATAGAGAAGGAGTTTATCTAGGAACAACAGGTCCGACTTATGAGACAGCTGCAGAGGTAAGAGCTTTTATAAGTATGGGGGCAGATGCCATTGGAATGTCTACTGTTCCTGAGGTAATAATCGCAAACTATACCGGTATGAATATTTTGGGAATATCTTGCATTACAAATATGGCAACAGGTATAGCAAAAGAAGCCCATTCCCATGAGGCAGTGGTGGAAATAGCTAAAAGAACCGGAAATGAATTCTGCAGATGGGTTGCAGAGACTGTAAAAAAAATCTAG
- a CDS encoding ABC transporter ATP-binding protein produces MSEYILEMKDIRKTFLDGKVVANDNITLKIKKGEKHAIVGENGAGKSTLMKILNGLYQPTSGEIYYHGKKVEIDGPGEASKLGIGMVYQHFMLIPTLTVAENMILGVEPKKGMMLDLKTAREEVRRVSEKYGLEIDPDALVSDISVGIQQRVEILKILFKGANLLVFDEPTAVLTPQEVKELYKIMDNLIEEGKTIIFISHKLQEVLDISDNITVIRRGKDVSNFPTSEATKEKIANAMVGRAVLFTTEKPEVELGKELVAVNNLIVKNNKGILAVDEASFNIREGEILGIAGVEGSGQTELIEAITGLRKPQAGTILLDGKPITGKSARKIILDGVAHIPEDRHKRAAISEFSVRDNFALGVHRDKYAKNRFLLNFKKMKDEAIGFMEKYDVRPREIGTGFGRLSGGNQQKLVVARELEKDHKFIIASQPTRGVDIGAIESIHRMILEEKKKSNAVLVVSAELSEILNLSDRIAVMCGGKITGILDRADATEEKIGILMAGGELHEN; encoded by the coding sequence GTGAGTGAGTATATCTTAGAGATGAAAGATATTAGGAAAACCTTTCTCGACGGAAAAGTTGTTGCCAATGATAATATTACATTGAAGATTAAAAAAGGTGAAAAGCATGCCATAGTAGGAGAAAACGGAGCTGGAAAATCCACACTTATGAAAATACTTAACGGACTCTATCAGCCGACTTCAGGGGAAATATATTACCATGGGAAAAAAGTCGAGATAGATGGTCCGGGAGAAGCTTCTAAACTGGGTATAGGGATGGTGTATCAGCATTTTATGCTTATTCCGACACTGACAGTTGCAGAAAATATGATATTGGGAGTAGAACCTAAAAAAGGTATGATGCTCGACTTGAAAACTGCCAGAGAAGAGGTCAGAAGGGTATCTGAAAAATACGGATTGGAAATTGATCCTGATGCCCTTGTATCTGATATATCGGTGGGAATTCAGCAAAGGGTAGAAATACTTAAAATACTCTTTAAGGGTGCCAATCTTCTTGTTTTTGACGAACCTACAGCAGTTCTTACTCCGCAAGAGGTAAAGGAGCTTTATAAGATAATGGACAACCTTATAGAGGAGGGAAAGACCATAATATTTATATCCCATAAGCTACAGGAAGTTTTGGACATATCTGACAATATAACCGTAATAAGAAGAGGTAAGGATGTTTCAAATTTTCCTACTTCTGAAGCCACCAAGGAAAAAATTGCAAATGCAATGGTCGGAAGAGCGGTATTATTTACAACTGAGAAGCCAGAGGTAGAGCTAGGAAAGGAACTTGTAGCTGTAAATAACCTTATTGTAAAAAATAATAAGGGGATCTTGGCTGTAGACGAAGCCTCTTTTAATATAAGAGAGGGGGAGATTCTAGGGATAGCAGGTGTGGAAGGATCAGGTCAGACTGAGCTTATAGAGGCTATCACAGGTCTCAGGAAACCACAGGCAGGGACTATTCTTTTAGATGGAAAGCCTATAACGGGAAAATCTGCAAGAAAAATAATTCTTGATGGTGTGGCACATATACCTGAAGACAGGCATAAAAGAGCTGCAATATCTGAATTTTCAGTAAGAGATAATTTTGCCCTTGGAGTGCACAGGGATAAATATGCTAAAAACAGATTTCTTTTAAATTTTAAAAAAATGAAAGATGAGGCAATAGGTTTCATGGAAAAATATGATGTAAGACCTCGTGAAATAGGCACAGGTTTTGGAAGACTTTCAGGAGGGAACCAACAGAAACTCGTTGTTGCAAGAGAATTAGAAAAAGATCATAAATTTATAATAGCCTCTCAGCCTACAAGAGGAGTGGATATAGGGGCGATAGAATCTATTCATAGAATGATTTTGGAAGAAAAGAAGAAATCTAATGCCGTTCTTGTAGTGTCGGCAGAACTTTCTGAAATATTAAATCTTTCAGACCGCATAGCTGTAATGTGCGGAGGGAAAATAACAGGGATTCTAGACAGGGCAGATGCTACTGAAGAAAAAATAGGAATTCTAATGGCAGGAGGGGAATTGCATGAAAACTAA
- a CDS encoding ABC transporter permease: protein MKTKIQNAMVPVLAVAIALLIGAGIIAYLGENPLNAYYYLFKGAFMGERAIARTLLEATPMIFTGLSVLFAFKAGMFNIGGQGQVIMGGLAAAAVGAFVQNIGINNLFVVLILSGLAGFAWAAIAGYLKAKLGVHEVISTIMLNYIAMSFEQYALNYPLKQGGIMGPSPQTPPVMMASRLPQLIPSTKEALNVGFILAIIAAIVVWYIFEKTILGYEIKAVGHNPTASENAGINVAKITALSLGIAGVLAALGGAERILGGVGQYTYRQGIMASYGFDGIAVALLGKNSPVGAVLAAILFACLRVGGRAMQFNTTIPSQIVIILQSIIILLIAAENMFKFFLERKKVSE from the coding sequence ATGAAAACTAAAATACAAAATGCCATGGTTCCTGTGTTGGCAGTGGCAATTGCACTTTTGATAGGAGCTGGAATTATCGCCTATCTCGGAGAAAATCCTTTAAATGCATATTATTATCTTTTTAAGGGTGCTTTTATGGGAGAGAGAGCCATTGCAAGAACTCTTTTAGAAGCAACTCCTATGATTTTTACGGGACTTTCAGTTTTATTTGCCTTTAAAGCAGGAATGTTTAACATAGGTGGCCAGGGTCAGGTAATAATGGGTGGACTCGCAGCTGCGGCAGTAGGTGCCTTTGTGCAAAACATTGGAATCAATAATCTGTTTGTTGTTCTTATACTCTCTGGGCTAGCAGGTTTTGCATGGGCTGCCATTGCAGGATATTTGAAAGCAAAACTCGGAGTACATGAAGTAATATCCACAATTATGTTAAATTATATTGCTATGAGTTTTGAGCAGTATGCATTGAATTATCCTCTAAAACAAGGGGGAATCATGGGGCCTAGTCCTCAGACTCCGCCTGTAATGATGGCATCTAGACTACCTCAGCTAATCCCTTCTACAAAAGAAGCTTTAAATGTAGGATTTATTCTTGCAATAATAGCCGCAATAGTTGTGTGGTATATATTTGAAAAAACTATTTTGGGATATGAGATAAAGGCGGTTGGTCACAACCCAACAGCTTCTGAAAATGCAGGGATAAATGTGGCTAAAATAACAGCACTCTCCCTTGGAATAGCCGGTGTACTTGCGGCCTTAGGAGGAGCAGAAAGAATTCTCGGAGGAGTGGGGCAGTACACTTACAGACAGGGGATAATGGCCTCTTATGGATTTGACGGTATAGCGGTAGCTCTTTTGGGTAAAAACTCTCCTGTGGGAGCTGTATTGGCCGCTATATTATTTGCATGTCTTCGTGTTGGCGGACGGGCTATGCAGTTTAACACAACTATACCGAGTCAGATAGTAATTATTTTACAGTCCATAATAATACTACTTATTGCTGCAGAGAATATGTTTAAATTTTTCCTGGAAAGAAAGAAGGTGAGTGAATAA